In Cutaneotrichosporon cavernicola HIS019 DNA, chromosome: 1, one DNA window encodes the following:
- the EFM6 gene encoding uncharacterized protein (S-adenosyl-L-methionine-dependent protein-lysine N- methyltransferase that methylates elongation factor 1-alpha): protein MGDTLRSRSASLSSVGSAALPTFEGIVSQRPPTTKVDDETAIAVLGTNGVRLKVDAGPGCGGIAWPSGEVLTAYLAHRQASAPEHLRGKKVLELGSGTGLVGIAAALLEQSAEVWVTDQAVLLDLMLVNAALNVKGGNLHVAELNWGEEIKTVPTDVDVILAADCVYFEPAFPLLVKTLCDLAPFGKEIEILFCWKKRRKADKRFFMMLKKHFDSEPVLDDPERERYNREGVRLLRLRRRR, encoded by the exons ATGGGCGACACACTGCGCTCGCGTTCCGCGTCGCTTAGTTCGGTTGGCTCAGCTGCTCTTCCCACGTTTGAAGGTATCGTCTCCCAGCGCCCACCAACGACCAAGGTCGATGACGAAACGGccatcgccgtcctcggAACAAACGGGGTACGACTCAAGGTCGACGCTGGGCCTGGGTGCGGCGGAATAGCATGGCCTTCTGGCGAG GTCCTGACGGCGTACCTCGCGCACAGGCAGGCTAGTGCGCCCGAGCACCTCCGTGGCAAAaaggtgctcgagctcggtaGTGGAACTGGGCTCGTCGGTATCGCCGCtgctctcctcgagcagagCGCCGAGGTGTGGGTTACCGACCAGGCGGTGCTCCTGGACCTCATGCTGGTCAATGCGGCGCTTAATGTCAAGGGCGGTAACCTGcatgtcgccgagctcaactGGGGTGAGGAGATCAAGACTGTCCCGACCGACGTGGAtgtcatcctcgccgccgactgCGTCTACTTTGAG CCGGCCTTTCCCCTGCTAGTCAAGACGCTATGCGACCTCGCGCCTTTTGGcaaggagattgagatTCTCTTCTGCTGGAAGAAGCGCAGAAAG GCCGACAAGCGCTTCTTCATGATGCTCAAGAAGCACTTTGACTCGGAGCCGGTTCTCGACGACCCAGAGCGCGAGAGGTATAACCGCGAGGGCGTGAGGCTCCTGCGTCtccgccgacgtcgataG
- a CDS encoding uncharacterized protein (P-loop containing nucleoside triphosphate hydrolase protein): protein MIRPPGLDPEIERLSQRIVAAYADLPPGATGSRLLVAIAGRPGSGKSTLAHPLVERVNELVGQSPAPAVCVGLDGWHYSRAQLDASSDPEDAHWWRGAAHTFDKSGYTAFVHALRQPTTAVSTPLPFPTFDHSVKDPAPSPSPIEPYHRIVVIEGLYTLYDAEGWRDAAAAMDLRVWVEVPRDICLRRTLKRNLAAGIVADDESARIRVEAVDMVNGDTIAGCRFQPTDVIAPADCPKLAIA from the exons ATGATTCGTCCCCCGGGCCTCGATCCCGAGATCGAGCGGCTTTCACAGCGCATCGTGGCCGCGTATGCCGA tcTACCACCGGGCGCGACTGGctcgcgcctcctcgtcgccattGCTGG gcgcCCAGGATCTGGCAAGAGTACCCTCGCTCACCCCCTTGTTGAACGCGTCAACGAGCTCGTTGGGCAGTCACCCGCGCCCGCCGTCTgtgtcggcctcgacgggTGGCACTACTCACgtgcgcagctcgacgcgtcTTCTGACCCCGAGGACGCGCACTGGTGGCGA GGCGCAGCACACACCTTTGACAAGTCGGGATACACGGCGTTTGTGCACGCGCTTCGGCAGCCGACGACCGCCGTATCCACCCCCCTGCCATTCCCGACATTCGACCACTCGGTCAAGGATCCCGCGCCGTCACCCTCACCGATTGAGCCGTACCACcgcatcgtcgtcatcgaggGCCTGTACACATTGTACGATGCGGAGGGGTGGCGCGATGCCGCGGCTGCTATGGATCTGCGCGTGTGGGTCGAGGTCCCGCGCGACATCTGCCTCCGTCGCACCCTCAAGCGTAATCTCGCGGCGGGGATTGTGGCAGATGACGAGTCGGCCAGAATTCGTGTCGAGGCTGTGGATATGGTTAATGGTGATACGATTGCGGGTTGCCGTTTCCAACCAACGGACGTGATTGCGCCAGCAGACTGCCCCAAGCTGGCAATCGCATAG